In a single window of the Salvelinus alpinus chromosome 15, SLU_Salpinus.1, whole genome shotgun sequence genome:
- the LOC139540082 gene encoding mucin-2-like: MRLAVLCVCGTLLAFSTPPGNYANLSKGDFNWGTESVSCLVTIKPAGKCGGEGMDEDACPYRVTLPPLDVMLPRQLRELERTVKEVQRLKETVEQLKRACMECRISQMERERERLGDREREKEEKEKVRLGEREKEKEGKKEWEKKTERQGDRERKMEMDKEGEEARDRERTIVEEREGVEERAREIESNIVEIRKREREKEWETEWVREKERERGGNREWGIEREKKIENETKREEEEGRETEMEKDNILEGERGRGGEIEKNRGSENERERLWEMKVETEESQGDKVREKDLERESREKEERGWGNREQIEEKGQHQVEIEREREGKIEKDSEKKKEKERQSQHPWQGKKTQGEKEWQKKKEREKQTPSHRQTEEKKENQREETVKKVEKEVEKRVQKVQRHSIVVTTDGSSDNQDIASTSPSTGLTQGSIPRPHSSGPDQTSTSISGPATNPSPGSRSDGAGGYIPSPSSSSTSSPRFSSISSTRKSILNTSSSQRTISSLPLQGATRSDPITTPSSGTSYRTDRTIPSIKTSSNQTTISSSKRIISPRNRPSQKHKPKQTIQAIRPGLKPIPPILTRSSSLSSRTTTTSSSTARTMTDKNPGPSPTITRSWWNPRPSTKPKSGPQPRPGLKPSHSIKPKDERKPKPGEKPFSGLRPKPGPKPKHVLKPRRPSPTSSSSFNHKTASRTGSTSTTTTSLSPGISFTRPSLQTTKTSTNQNSTTLGHSSATTTSPSSRITSPSFKMTSSRPGASSSNSPTPGTSTTAQSSPRATSPSARIGSLSTPRPGLKPKPGAKPIPGPRTKPKPIPSSSVPEITHRPGSTPDNGTSLSPNITSPGSYITSSSQRISNTRHSLGSLNSTTPKHSPATTTSPKTSSSCIQTSSSSSSSTPAITTITSSSPGTSFTSLISRTTSTSSSPKMTSAQNLEHSTMNTRPRIKPRPGLKPKPGAKPIPGTRPKPGPTPKSVLKSRRPSSSSSSPNTYPRTGSTSTTTTSLSPGISCTIPSLQTTKTSTSKSSTTPGHSSVSTTRLSPKTSRSSIPTSSSSSNSTPATTTTTSRSPMTTSTSPSHETTSAQNPEPNTVTTKPWIKPRPGLQPRLKPKPGTKPIPGQRHKPGQKPKHVLKPRPPSPTSSSSFNPKTTSRTGSTSTTTTSLSPGISFARPSLQTTKTSSNQSSTPLGHSSATTTSPSSKITSPSYRTTSSSPGASSARIGLLWTHRPGLKPKPGAKPIPGPRTKPGPKPKPVLKPTTSSPTGFSSSVPEITPRPGSTPDNGTSLSPNITRPGSFTTSSSPRISNTSPSLGSLRSTMARHSPATTTSSRPNISSSSIPTSSSSSSSTTATTTTSRSPGTSFTSLSPRTTSTSTNPETTSAQKPEPSTMTTRPRIKPRPGMKPKPGTKPKPVTKPIPGPRLKPGLKPKPVQKPRPPSPTSSSSFNPKTTSRTGSTSIITTSLSPGISFTRPSLQITKSSTNQSSTTLGHSSATTTSPSSKITSPSFKTTSSGHGVSSTSSPTPGTSTTARSSPRTTSPSTKIGSLWTHRPGLKPKPGAKHIPGPRTKPRPKPKPVQNTTPSRKTVSSSSDPEITPRPGSTPDNSTSLSPSTTTPGSCTTSSSPGINNTSPSLGSLNSTTTRHSPATITSPKTSSSSIPTSSASSSSTPAITTTTSRSPGTSFPILSSRTTGTSSKMTSAQNPEPNTMTTKPRIKPSPGIKPKTGAKHIPGPRPKPGPTPKAVLKPRPPSPTSSSSSIPMTYPRTGSTSTTTTSLSPGISCTTPSLQTTKKSTSKSNTTPGHSPVTTTSPRPKTSSSSVPTSSSSSSSTPATTTTPSRSPRTRFTSLSSRTTSTSPETTSAQNPEPNTMTTTPRIKPRPGLHPKPGQKPKPGTKPIPGPRPKPVPKSKPVLKPRPLSPTSSSSSSPKTYHRTGSTSTTTTWHSPGISFTRPNLQTTKKGTSRSNTTPGYSSASTNSPSSKITSTSYKTASSSPGDSISSSSTTGTTTTTRPSTRTTSPSSRIGFRWTPRPSLKAKPGARPIPGPRPKPGPKSKPVLKPTPSSSTGSSLAVPETTSMTGSTLDTSTNLSPNITSPGSFTTNSSPGISSRTSFTSLSSRTTSTSSSPETTSAQNPEPSTMTTRPRIKPRPGLKPKPGAKPSQSSTTLGHSSATTTKPSSTITGPSYRTTSSSPRASSSSGPTLRNSTTARSSPRTTSSSARIGSLWTPTPSLKLKPGAKPIPGHRQKPGPKSKPVLKPTPSSSTPATTITTSRSSGTSFTSLSSRTTSTSSSPEITSAQNLEHITMTTRPRIKPRPGLKPKAGAKPIPGPRPKPGPKPKPVLKPRPLKPTSSSSSNPNTYPRTVSTSTTTTSFSPEISFTRPSQQTTKKSTSKSSTTPGYSPVTITSAIPKTSSSSIPTSSSSSSSTQEATTTTSHSPRTSFTSLSSRTTSTSSSPETMSVQNPETNTTTARLRIKPTPGLQSRLNLQPKPGLKSKPGLKNKPGAKPIPGLRPKPGPQSKPILKPRPPSPTSLNPKTSNITPTTSLSPGITSHSWQTTRTSTSQSSTTPGSSPGTTTKITNPSYKTTSSSPGVSISSSSSGSPTPGTTTTARPSSRTTHPSSRTRFWLTPRPGLQPKPGLRPIPGPIPKPGPKLTPVLKPRPPSPTSFSSSGPKTTLKPGSTSTTTTSLSPGARTSSSPTPATTTTTNPIIKASSSATNPSPSTSFTRLSSLSISASSGHATKSDQNPRPSPTITRSKWIPRLSTKPESGPQPRPGLQSRPSLKPKDDLRPETEPNPKPVPRPIPGLRPKPRPKPKSVLKPRPPNPTSSSSPKITPRPDPSLTTIHSPSSNTTSSSFRTTSFSPEISITSPTLRDTRTSTSLNSTTSSLGPTTTSPSIRNGTSSSSRSSTTLSSFSATRITTNPNPKVTSPGSRMNYRTFRLSIGTSTSGSPTPEPTTTTNTSSKITSSRIWTNSSSSSSKTISPTPATTTSISSSSRTTSISISPETKSAQKLEPSTTTTRPGLKRKPERKPKPGTKPKPDPRPIPDRTPKPGPRPKPVLKPRPAPKPWPKTTTQGPRTTSSTPSTKTSNSQRTMTDPSPQTPTSPGSRTTRPNQQTTLSSSSKIISSTSWKISTSPVTMTTTIASLKKTSSRQQFSTRPSPKTTTTSPIPLANSIHSPTTPSPDSPTPSPIPESSTPSVRELRVKTSQVSASLNDTKDTSGGPKVSRGGHPKVRPGLNLLTEKDQVGSKTNRTENQPQSPAQISPGVTMAPRDCSDHMARGERKSRVYQVTPDPKNGTIAVFCDMESHGGGWTVIQLRQDGSVDFNRTWAEYRTGFGDLMVGEFWLGNDHIHLLTRNRVMVLRVELEDFNGMMEYAEYRLFRVAGERLRYRLSVGGYSGTAGDALQFSKSYDHNNRFFTTPDRDYDRYPSGNCGAYYSSGWWFDACMASNLNGRYYVGKYKGVRNGIYWGTWHNISTEYYPTNDRQSFKTVRMMIRPRGYAK; encoded by the exons ATGAGGTTAGCTGTGCTCTGCGTGTGCGGGACCCTGCTGGCCTTCTCCACGCCCCCTGGGAACTATGCAAACCTCAGCAAGGGAGACTTTAATTGGGGTACAGAATCTGTGAGCTGCTTGGTAACTATAAAGCCTGCAGGGAAGTGTGGGGGAGAGGGGATGGACGAGGACGCATGCCCCTACCGAGTGACCTTGCCACCGCTGGACGTCATGCTGCCCCGGCAGCTCAGGGAATTGGAGAGGACTGTGAAGGAGGTGCAGAGGCTAAAGGAGACCGTGGAGCAGCTGAAGAGAGCCTGCATGGAGTGCAGGATAAGCCAgatggagcgggagagagagaggctgggggacagagagagggagaaagaagagaaggagaaggtgagattgggagagagggagaaggagaaagaggggaagaaggagtgggagaagaagacagagagacagggagacagagaaaggaagatggagatggacaaggagggagaggaggcaagagacagggagagaacaattgtggaagagagagagggagtggaggagagggccaGGGAGATTGAGAGCAATATTGTTGAGATAAGAAAGAGAGAACGGGAGAAagagtgggagacagagtgggtgagggaaaaggagagagaaagagggggaaacaGGGAatgggggatagagagggagaaaaaaatagagaatgagaccaagagagaggaagaggagggaagggagacagagatggagaaggatAACATTTTagaaggggaaagggggagagggggagagatagagaaaaacAGGGGGAGTGAAAATGAAAGAGAGAGGTTATGGGAAATGAAGGTGGAAACCGAGGAGAGTCAGGGGGATAAGGTAAGGGAGAAGGATCTGGAGCgtgagagtagagagaaagaagagagagggtggggaaaTAGGGAACAGATCGAGGAGAAGGGACAACATCAggtggagatagagagggaaagggaggggaagatagagaaagatagtgaaaaaaagaaagagaaggagaggcagagcCAACATCCTTGGCAAGGGAAGAAGACCCAGGGAGAGAAAGAATGgcagaagaagaaagagagagagaagcaaaccccgagccacagacagacagaagaaaaGAAAGAGAATCAGCGAGAGGAGACAGTAAAGaaggtagagaaagaggtagaaaaAAGAGTCCAAAAAGTGCAGAGACACAGCATAGTGGTGACGACAGATGGGTCAAGTGATAATCAGGACATAGCCTCAACTAGCCCAAGCACTGGTTTGACACAGGGCTCAATCCCCAGACCTCACTCCTCAGGACCAGACCAaacatccacctccatctcaGGCCCTGCCACCAATCCCAGCCCAGGATCTAGATCAGATGGTGCCGGTGGATATATTCCAAGTCCTTCCTCCAGCTCAACCTCTAGCCCAAGATTTTCTTCCATCTCCAGCACAAGGAAATCAATTCTTAACACAAGCTCAAGTCAAAGGACCATCTCCTCTTTACCTCTCCAAGGAGCCACCAGGTCTGACCCCATCACAACCCCAAGTTCAGGCACCAGCTACAGGACTGACAGAACCATCCCAAGTATCAAAACAAGCTCAAACCAAACAACCATCAGCTCATCAAAAAGGATTATTAGCCCAAGAAACAGACCTTCCCAGAAGCACAAGCCCAAACAAACTATCCAGGCCATCAGACCTGGCCTTAAACCCATACCACCCATCCTGACTAGGTCCTCCAGCCTCAGCTCAcggaccaccaccaccagctccaGCACTGCACGGACAATGACTGACAAAAACCCAGGACCCAGCCCAACAATTACCAGGTCATGGTGGAACCCAAGGCCTAGCACAAAGCCAAAATCTGGGCCACAGCCCAGACCAGGCCTAAAGCCCAGTCACAGCATAAAGCCTAAAGATGAACGAAAACCTAAACCAGGCGAAAAGCCATTCTCAGGCCTAAGGCCTAAACCTGGACCAAAACCAAAGCATGTCCTAAAGCCCAGGCGACCCAGCCCAACCAGCTCCTCCAGCTTCAATCATAAGACTGCTTCCAGAACTGGCTCAACttcaaccaccaccactagcctTAGCCCTGGAATCAGCTTTACAAGACCCAGTCTACAGACCACTAAGACAAGTACCAACCAAAACAGCACCACACTGGGACACTCTTCAGCCACCACCACTAGTCCTAGCTCAAGGATTACCAGCCCAAGCTTCAAGATGACTAGTTCCAGGCCTGGGGCAAGCAGTAGCAATAGCCCAACTCCAGGAACTTCAACTactgctcaatctagccctaggGCCACCAGTCCAAGCGCCAGAATTGGGTCCTTGTCGACCCCCAGACCCGGTCTAAAGCCAAAACCAGGTGCAAAGCCTATTCCAGGCCCCAGAACCAAACCAAAGCCCATACCATCCAGCTCTGTCCCAGAGATCACTCACAGACCTGGCTCAACTCCAGACAACGGCACAAGTCTCAGCCCAAATATCACCAGTCCAGGATCCTATATTACCAGCTCCAGCCAAAGGATTAGTAATACACGCCATAGTCTAGGGAGTCTTAACAGCACAACGCCAAAACACTCTCCAGCAACCACCACTAGCCCAAAGACTTCCAGTTCATGCATCCAGACTAGCTCTTCCAGCTCAAGTTCAACTCCAGCAATTACAACCATCACTAGCAGCAGCCCAGGAACCAGCTTCACTAGCCTCATCTCAAGGACCACCAGTACCAGCTCCAGCCCTAAGATGACATCTGCCCAAAACCTTGAACACAGCACAATGAATACCAGACCTAGGATTAagcccagacctggactaaagcccAAACCAGGAGCAAAACCCATTCCAGGCACCAGACCCAAACCTGGACCAACACCAAAGTCTGTCCTAAAGTCCAGACGACCCAGCTCATCAAGCTCTAGCCCAAATACCTATCCAAGAACTGGCTCAACttcaaccaccaccactagcctTAGCCCTGGGATCAGCTGTACAATACCCAGTCTACAGACCACTAAGACAAGTACCAGCAAAAGCAGCACCACACCGGGACACTCTTCAGTATCCACCACAAGGCTTAGTCCAAAGACTTCCCGTTCAAGCATCCCGACCAGCTCTTCCAGCTCAAATTCAACTCCAGCAACTACAACCACCACAAGCCGCAGCCCAATGACCACCAGTACCAGTCCCAGCCACGAGACAACATCTGCCCAAAACCCTGAACCCAACACAGTGACTACCAAACCTTGGATTAAGCCCAGACCAGGCCTACAGCCCAGACTAAAGCCTAAACCAGGCACAAAACCCATTCCAGGCCAGAGACACAAACCTGGACAAAAACCAAAGCATGTCCTAAAGCCCAGACCACCCAGCCCAACCAGCTCCTCCAGCTTCAACCCTAAGACCACTTCCAGAACTGGCTCAACttcaaccaccaccactagcctTAGCCCTGGAATCAGCTTTGCAAGACCCAGTCTACAGACCACTAAGACAAGTAGCAACCAAAGCAGCACCCCACTGGGACACTCTTCAGCCACCACAACTAGTCCGAGCTCAAAGATTACCAGCCCAAGCTACAGGACAACTAGTTCCAGCCCTGGGGCCAGCAGTGCCAGAATTGGGTTATTGTGGACCCATAGACCTGGCCTAAAGCCAAAACCAGGTGCAAAGCCTATTCCAGGCCCCAGAACAAAACCTGGACCCAAACCAAAGCCTGTCCTAAAGCCTACAACATCAAGCCCAACTGGCTTTTCCAGCTCTGTCCCAGAGATCACTCCCAGACCTGGCTCAACTCCAGACAACGGCACAAGCCTCAGCCCAAATATCACCAGACCAGGATCCTTTACTACCAGCTCCAGCCCAAGGATTAGTAATACAAGCCCCAGTCTAGGCAGTCTTAGAAGTACAATGGCAAGGCACTCTCCTGCAACCACCACTAGCTCTCGCCCAAATATTTCCAGTTCAAGCATCCCAACTAGCTCTTCCAGCTCAAGTTCAACTACTGCAACAACAACCACTAGCCGCAGCCCAGGAACCAGCTTCACTAGCCTCAGCCCAAGGACCACCAGTACCAGTACCAACCCTGAGACGACATCTGCTCAAAAACCTGAACCGAGCACAATGACTACCAGACCTAGGATTAAGCCCAGACCTGGCATGAAGCCCAAACCAGGCACAAAACCCAAACCAGTTACAAAACCCATTCCAGGCCCCAGACTCAAACCTGGACTAAAACCAAAGCCTGTCCAAAAGCCCAGACCACCCAGCCCAACCAGCTCCTCCAGCTTCAACCCTAAGACCACTTCCAGAACTGGCTCAACTTCAATCATCACCACTAGCCTTAGCCCTGGAATCAGCTTTACAAGACCCAGTCTACAGATCACTAAGTCAAGTACCAACCAAAGCAGCACCACACTGGGACACTCTTCAGCCACCACCACTAGTCCTAGCTCAAAGATTACCAGCCCAAGCTTCAAGACAACTAGTTCCGGCCATGGGGTCAGCAGTACCAGTAGCCCAACTCCAGGAACTTCAACCACCGCGAGATCTAGCCCAAGGACCACCAGTCCAAGCACAAAAATTGGGTCCTTGTGGACCCATAGACCTGGCCTAAAGCCAAAACCAGGTGCAAAGCATATTCCAGGCCCCAGAACAAAACCTAGACCAAAACCAAAGCCTGTCCAAAATACCACACCATCAAGGAAAACTGTCTCTTCCAGCTCTGACCCAGAGATCACTCCCAGACCTGGTTCAACTCCAGACAACAGCACAAGCCTCAGCCCAAGTACCACCACTCCAGGCTCCTGCACTACCAGCTCCAGCCCAGGGATTAATAATACAAGCCCCAGCCTAGGGAGTCTTAACAGCACAACGACAAGACACTCTCCAGCAACCATCACTAGCCCAAAGACTTCCAGTTCAAGCATCCCAACCAGCTCTGCCAGCTCAAGTTCAACTCCAGCAATTACAACCACCACTAGTCGCAGCCCAGGAACCAGCTTCCCTATCCTCAGCTCAAGAACCACCGGTACCAGCTCCAAGATGACATCTGCCCAAAACCCTGAACCCAACACAATGACTACTAAACCTAGGATTAAGCCCAGCCCTGGCATAAAGCCCAAAACAGGAGCAAAACACATTCCAGGCCCCAGACCCAAACCTGGACCAACACCAAAGGCTGTCCTAAAGCCCAGACCACCCAGCCCAACCAGCTCATCAAGCTCAATCCCAATGACCTATCCAAGAACTGGCTCAACttcaaccaccaccactagcctTAGCCCTGGGATCAGCTGTACAACACCCAGTCTACAGACCACTAAGAAAAGCACCAGCAAAAGCAACACCACGCCGGGACACTCTCCAGTAACCACTACTAGCCCTAGGCCGAAGACTTCCAGTTCAAGCGTCCCAACCAGCTCTTCCAGCTCAAGTTCAACTCCAGCAACTACAACCACCCCTAGCCGCAGCCCAAGGACCAGATTCACTAGCCTCAGCTCAAGAACCACCAGTACCAGCCCTGAGACGACATCTGCCCAAAACCCTGAACCCAACACAATGACTACCACACCTAGGATTAAGCCCAGACCTGGCCTACACCCCAAACCTGGCCAAAAGCCCAAACCAGGCACAAAACCCATTCCAGGCCCCAGACCAAAACCTGTACCAAAATCAAAGCCTGTCCTAAAGCCCAGACCACTCAGCCCAACAAGCTCCTCCAGCTCTAGCCCAAAGACCTATCACAGAACTGGCTCAACTTCAACAACCACTACTTGGCATAGCCCTGGGATCAGCTTTACAAGACCCAATCTACAGACAACTAAGAAAGGTACCAGCCGAAGCAACACCACACCGGGATACTCTTCAGCCAGCACCAATAGTCCAAGCTCAAAGATTACTAGCACAAGCTACAAGACTGCTAGTTCCAGCCCTGGGGACAGCATTAGCAGTAGCTCAACTACAggaactacaaccaccactagACCTAGCACAAGGACCACCAGTCCAAGCTCCAGAATTGGGTTCCGGTGGACCCCCAGACCCAGTCTAAAGGCAAAACCAGGTGCAAGGCCTATTCCAGGCCCCAGACCCAAACCTGGACCAAAATCAAAGCCTGTCCTAAAGCCCACACCATCAAGCTCAACTGGCTCTTCCCTAGCCGTCCCAGAGACAACTTCCATGACTGGCTCAACTCTAGACACCAGCACAAACCTCAGCCCAAATATCACCAGTCCAGGCTCCTTTACTACCAATTCCAGCCCAGGGATCAGCTCAAGGACCAGCTTCACTAGCCTCAGCTCAAGGACCACCAGTACCAGCTCTAGCCCTGAGACGACATCTGCCCAAAACCCTGAACCCAGCACAATGACTACCAGACCTAGGATTAAGCCCAGACCTGGCCTAAAGCCAAAACCAGGTGCAAAACCCAGCCAAAGTAGCACCACACTGGGACACTCTTCAGCCACCACCACCAAGCCTAGCTCAACGATTACCGGCCCAAGCTATAGGACGACTAGTTCCAGCCCTAGGGCCAGCAGTAGCAGTGGCCCAACTCTAAGAAATTCAACCACTGCTAGATCTAGCCCAAGGACCACCAGTTCAAGTGCCAGAATTGGGTCCTTGTGGACCCCCACACCCAGCTTAAAGCTAAAACCAGGTGCAAAGCCTATTCCAGGCCACAGACAAAAACCTGGACCGAAATCAAAGCCTGTCTTAAAGCCCACGCCATCAAGTTCAACTCCAGCAACTACAATTACCACTAGCCGCAGCTCAGGGACCAGCTTCACTAGCCTTAGCTCAAGGACCACCAGTACCAGCTCCAGCCCTGAGATTACATCTGCTCAAAATCTTGAACACATCACAATGACTACCAGACCTAGGATAAAGCCCAGACCTGGCCTAAAGCCGAAAGCAGGTGCAAAACCCATTCCAGGCCCTAGACCCAAACCTGGACCAAAACCAAAGCCTGTCTTGAAGCCCAGACCACTCAAACCAACCAGCTCATCTAGCTCTAACCCAAATACCTATCCAAGAACTGTCTCAACTTCAACCACCACCACAAGCTTTAGCCCTGAGATCAGCTTTACAAGACCCAGTCAACAGACCACTAAGAAAAGTACCAGCAAAAGCAGCACCACACCGGGATACTCTCCAGTAACCATCACTAGCGCTATCCCAAAGACTTCCAGTTCAAGCATCCCGACCAGCTCTTCCAGCTCAAGTTCAACTCAAGAAGCAACAACCACCACTAGCCACAGCCCAAGGACCAGCTTCACTAGCCTCAGCTCAAGGACCACCAGTACCAGCTCCAGCCCTGAGACAATGTCTGTCCAAAACCCTGAAACAAACACAACAACTGCCAGACTTAGGATCAAGCCCACACCTGGCCTACAGTCTCGACTTAACCTACAGCCCAAACCTGGCCTGAAGTCTAAACCTGGTCTAAAGAACAAACCAGGCGCAAAGCCTATTCCAGGCCTAAGGCCTAAACCTGGACCACAATCAAAGCCCATCCTAAAGCCCAGACCACCCAGCCCAACCAGCCTCAACCCTAAGACCAGTAACATAACTCCGACCACTAGCCTCAGCCCTGGGATCACAAGCCACAGTTGGCAGACCACGCGGACAAGTACCAGCCAAAGTAGCACCACACCAGGCTCCTCTCCAGGCACTACCACAAAGATTACTAACCCAAGCTACAAGACCACTAGTTCCAGCCCTGGGGTCAGcatcagcagtagcagtagtggtagccCCACTCCAGGAACTACAACCACTGCTAGACCTAGCTCAAGGACCACCCATCCAAGCTCCAGAACTAGGTTCTGGTTGACTCCCAGACCTGGCTTACAGCCTAAACCAGGCTTAAGGCCTATTCCAGGACCCATACCCAAACCTGGACCAAAGCTCACACCAGTCTTAAAGCCCAGACCACCCAGCCCGACTAGCTTCTCCAGTTCAGGACCAAAGACCACACTCAAACCCGGCTCAACttcaaccaccaccactagcctTAGCCCTGGGGCCAGAACCAGCAGTAGTCCCACTCCAgcaactacaaccaccaccaatCCAATTATCAAGGCCAGCTCCTCCGCCACTAACCCCAGCCCATCAACCAGCTTTACTAGACTCAGCTCGCTGAGCATCAGCGCCAGCTCCGGCCATGCGACAAAGTCTGACCAAAATCCTAGACCCAGCCCAACGATCACCAGGTCCAAGTGGATCCCCAGACTTAGCACAAAGCCAGAATCTGGGCCACAGCCCAGACCAGGCCTACAGTCCAGACCCAGCCTAAAGCCTAAAGATGACCTAAGGCCTGAAACTGAACCAAATCCCAAACCAGTCCCAAGGCCTATTCCAGGCCTAAGACCCAAACCAAGACCAAAACCAAAGTCTGTCCTAAAGCCCAGACCACCCAATCCTACTAGTTCTTCCAGCCCCAAAATCACTCCCAGGCCTGACCCATCTCTTACCACTATCCATAGCCCAAGCTCCAATACTACCAGTTCAAGCTTCAGGACTACCAGCTTCAGCCCGGAGATCAGCATTACCAGCCCCACTCTACGTGACACCAGGACCAGTACTAGTCTAAACAGCACCACCAGTAGCCTTGGCCCAACGACCACCAGTCCAAGCATCCGGAATGGCACTTCCAGCTCAAGCCGAAGCAGTACAACACTGAGCTCATTTTCAGCAACCAGAATCACCACTAATCCTAACCCAAAGGTCACTAGTCCAGGATCCAGGATGAACTACAGAACCTTCAGGCTCAGCATCGGGACCAGCACCAGCGGTAGCCCAACTCCAGAACCCACAACCACCACTAACACTAGCTCAAAGATCACCAGTTCAAGAATTTGGACCAACTCTTCCAGCTCAAGCAGCAAAACAATCAGTCCAACTCCAGCAACCACAACCTCCATAAGTTCCAGTTCAAGGACCACCAGTATCAGCATCAGTCCTGAAACAAAGTCTGCCCAAAAGCTAGAACCCAGCACAACAACTACCAGACCTGGCCTAAAGCGTAAACCTGAACGTAAGCCTAAACCTGGCACAAAGCCCAAACCAGACCCAAGACCTATTCCAGACCGAACACCTAAACCTGGACCAAGACCAAAGCCTGTGCTGAAGCCCAGACCTGCTCCAAAGCCTTGGCCCAAAACTACCACCCAAGGTCCAAGGACCACTTCCTCCACACCTAGCACCAAGACATCCAATAGCCAAAGGACTATGACTGACCCCAGCCCACAAACGCCCACAAGCCCTGGCTCAAGAACTACAAGACCTAACCAACAAACTACCCTCAGCTCTAGCTCAAAAATAATCTCTAGCACTAGCTGGAAAATATCCACTAGCCCTGTCACAATGACCACTACTATCGCCAGTCTAAAAAAGACCAGCTCAAGGCAACAATTTAGCACAAGGCCTAGCCCCAaaactaccactactagtccCATTCCATTGGCCAACTCTATCCATAGCCCTACAACCCCCAGCCCCGACTCCCCTACCCCCAGCCCCATACCGGAGTCTTCCACCCCCAGTGTGAGAGAACTGCGTGTGAAGACCAGCCAGGTATCTGCTAGTCTGAATGACACAAAGGATACAAGCGGAGGGCCAAAGGTCTCTCGAGGAGGGCATCCAAAGGTCCGTCCTGGGCTAAACCTGCTCACAGAGAAGGACCAGGTAGGCAGCAAGACTAACAGGACGGAGAACCAGCCTCAAAGCCCTGCACAGATTTCACCAGGAG TTACCATGGCACCCAGAGACTGCTCTGACCACATGGccaggggggagaggaagagcagaGTCTACCAAGTGACCCCTGACCCTAAGAACGGAACCATTGCAGTGTTCTGTGACATGGAGTCTCATGGCGGAGGGTGGACCGTCATTCAGCTCCGTCAGGATGGCAGTGTGGACTTCAACCGGACCTGGGCTGAATACCGGACGGGCTTCGGTGACCTGATGGTTGGGGAGTTCTGGCTGGGCAACGACCACATCCACCTGCTGACCCGAAACAGGGTGATGGTCCTTAGGGTGGAGCTGGAGGACTTTAACGGCATGATGGAGTACGCAGAGTACAGGCTCTTCCGTGTGGCTGGCGAGCGGCTACGCTACCGCCTGTCTGTGGGTGGGTACTCGGGCACGGCAGGAGATGCACTTCAATTTAGCAAGAGTTACGACCACAACAACCGGTTCTTTACGACTCCTGACAGGGACTATGACCGCTACCCTTCAGGGAACTGTGGGGCCTACTACAGCTCAGGTTGGTGGTTTGACGCCTGCATGGCTTCCAACCTCAACGGGAGATATTATGTGGGAAAATACAAAGGGGTGCGGAACGGGATCTACTGGGGGACGTGGCATAACATATCCACAGAGTACTACCCGACTAATGACAGACAATCTTTCAAGACTGTCAGAATGATGATCAGGCCAAGGGGCTATGCAAAGTGA